From one Trifolium pratense cultivar HEN17-A07 linkage group LG1, ARS_RC_1.1, whole genome shotgun sequence genomic stretch:
- the LOC123903110 gene encoding protein NRT1/ PTR FAMILY 5.2-like isoform X1 produces the protein MPMEENKILNEYTQDGTVDLKGKPVLRSKTGGWKACSFLVVYGIFERVAYYGISSNLILYLTKELHQGTVTSSNNVNNWVGTVFITPVLGAYIADTHLGRYRTFVISALIYLLGMCLLTLSVSLPSLKPPECHEMDVTNCKEASTLQLVVLYVSLYIIAVGTGGTKPNISTIGADQFDDFDPKQKSLKLSFFNWWMSSIVIGSLFAFTVIVYIQDTVSWSLGYALPTIGLAISIITFLAGTPFYRHKSLSGSPFISIAKVIVAATRKWCVVVPEDPKELYELSLEEYTKIGKFKIDPTPTFRFLNKACVDAGSSTSSEWMICPITQVEETKQILNLIPIWVATFIPSAMIAQMNTLFVKQGTTLDRSIGNFKIPPSSLNAITILTMIITYILYERFFVRFMQRLTKNPRGITLLQRMSIGFIIHIVIMIVSYMAERQRLCKAKEHGVIENGEQVPLSIFILAPQFVLMGIAEALLEGAKIEYFYDQAPESMKSIGTSYSLTTTGVGSFLSSSLLTTVAHITEKHSQKGWFLNNLNACHLDYYYAFLALLNILNFIFFMIVSKNYVYRAEVSDSLQVLETELKERTTALSVITDIRR, from the exons ATGCCAATGGAAGAGAATAAGATTTTGAATGAGTACACACAAGATGGAACTGTTGATCTTAAAGGAAAACCTGTTCTCAGATCAAAAACAGGTGGTTGGAAAGCTTGTTCTTTCCTTGTTG TGTATGGGATATTTGAAAGAGTAGCTTACTATGGTATATCATCAAATTTGATTCTATACTTGACAAAGGAGCTTCACCAGGGCACTGTTACCTCTTCCAACAATGTCAACAATTGGGTTGGCACTGTTTTCATTACTCCCGTATTAGGAGCTTATATTGCAGACACTCACCTTGGACGCTATAGGACTTTTGTCATTTCTGCCCTCATCTATTTATTG GGTATGTGTCTACTTACACTCTCGGTCAGCCTTCCGAGCCTAAAGCCACCTGAGTGCCATGAAATGGATGTGACAAATTGCAAAGAAGCTTCCACACTACAGCTAGTTGTGTTATATGTTTCACTCTACATAATAGCAGTGGGAACAGGTGGAACTAAGCCAAACATTTCCACCATTGGTGCTGATCAGTTTGATGATTTTGACCCCAAACAGAAGTCACTTAAGCTCTCATTCTTCAATTGGTGGATGTCCAGCATTGTTATAGGGTCACTATTTGCATTCACAGTTATAGTGTATATACAAGATACTGTGAGTTGGAGTCTTGGTTATGCTCTTCCAACTATAGGACTTGCAATATCAATCATCACATTCTTGGCTGGCACACCTTTCTATAGACACAAATCGCTATCAGGGAGTCCCTTCATTAGTATTGCTAAGGTCATTGTGGCAGCTACAAGGAAATGGTGTGTAGTTGTTCCTGAAGACCCAAAAGAACTATATGAGCTTAGTTTGGAAGAGTATACCAAGATAGGGAAATTCAAGATTGATCCCACTCCTACATTCAG GTTCCTTAATAAGGCTTGTGTGGACGCTGGTTCAAGTACTAGTAGTGAGTGGATGATATGTCCAATAACACAAGTAGAGGAGACCAAACAAATACTCAACTTAATCCCTATTTGGGTTGCAACATTTATTCCTAGTGCAATGATTGCTCAGATGAATACTCTTTTTGTAAAGCAGGGAACTACTCTTGACAGATCTATAGGAAACTTCAAAATTCCTCCATCAAGTTTAAATGCAATTACAATTTTGACAATGATTATCACCTATATACTCTATGAACGTTTCTTTGTCAGGTTTATGCAGAGGTTGACTAAGAACCCTAGAGGGATTACTCTCCTTCAAAGAATGAGTATAGGATTCATTATCCATATAGTGATAATGATAGTTTCATATATGGCTGAAAGACAGAGACTTTGTAAAGCCAAAGAGCATGGGGTAATTGAAAATGGAGAACAGGTTCCATTGAGCATATTTATTTTGGCTCCTCAGTTTGTACTTATGGGAATAGCTGAAGCTCTCTTAGAGGGTGCCAAAATTGAGTATTTCTATGACCAAGCCCCAGAGAGCATGAAGAGCATTGGGACTTCGTATTCCTTAACAACCACTGGGGTTGGTAGTTTCCTAAGTTCTTCTCTTCTCACAACAGTTGCACACATTACCGAGAAACATAGTCAAAAAGGGTGGTTTTTGAACAACCTTAATGCTTGTCATCTCGATTATTACTATGCATTTTTGGCACTACTAAATATCCtgaac
- the LOC123903110 gene encoding protein NRT1/ PTR FAMILY 5.2-like isoform X2, with protein MCLLTLSVSLPSLKPPECHEMDVTNCKEASTLQLVVLYVSLYIIAVGTGGTKPNISTIGADQFDDFDPKQKSLKLSFFNWWMSSIVIGSLFAFTVIVYIQDTVSWSLGYALPTIGLAISIITFLAGTPFYRHKSLSGSPFISIAKVIVAATRKWCVVVPEDPKELYELSLEEYTKIGKFKIDPTPTFRFLNKACVDAGSSTSSEWMICPITQVEETKQILNLIPIWVATFIPSAMIAQMNTLFVKQGTTLDRSIGNFKIPPSSLNAITILTMIITYILYERFFVRFMQRLTKNPRGITLLQRMSIGFIIHIVIMIVSYMAERQRLCKAKEHGVIENGEQVPLSIFILAPQFVLMGIAEALLEGAKIEYFYDQAPESMKSIGTSYSLTTTGVGSFLSSSLLTTVAHITEKHSQKGWFLNNLNACHLDYYYAFLALLNILNFIFFMIVSKNYVYRAEVSDSLQVLETELKERTTALSVITDIRR; from the exons ATGTGTCTACTTACACTCTCGGTCAGCCTTCCGAGCCTAAAGCCACCTGAGTGCCATGAAATGGATGTGACAAATTGCAAAGAAGCTTCCACACTACAGCTAGTTGTGTTATATGTTTCACTCTACATAATAGCAGTGGGAACAGGTGGAACTAAGCCAAACATTTCCACCATTGGTGCTGATCAGTTTGATGATTTTGACCCCAAACAGAAGTCACTTAAGCTCTCATTCTTCAATTGGTGGATGTCCAGCATTGTTATAGGGTCACTATTTGCATTCACAGTTATAGTGTATATACAAGATACTGTGAGTTGGAGTCTTGGTTATGCTCTTCCAACTATAGGACTTGCAATATCAATCATCACATTCTTGGCTGGCACACCTTTCTATAGACACAAATCGCTATCAGGGAGTCCCTTCATTAGTATTGCTAAGGTCATTGTGGCAGCTACAAGGAAATGGTGTGTAGTTGTTCCTGAAGACCCAAAAGAACTATATGAGCTTAGTTTGGAAGAGTATACCAAGATAGGGAAATTCAAGATTGATCCCACTCCTACATTCAG GTTCCTTAATAAGGCTTGTGTGGACGCTGGTTCAAGTACTAGTAGTGAGTGGATGATATGTCCAATAACACAAGTAGAGGAGACCAAACAAATACTCAACTTAATCCCTATTTGGGTTGCAACATTTATTCCTAGTGCAATGATTGCTCAGATGAATACTCTTTTTGTAAAGCAGGGAACTACTCTTGACAGATCTATAGGAAACTTCAAAATTCCTCCATCAAGTTTAAATGCAATTACAATTTTGACAATGATTATCACCTATATACTCTATGAACGTTTCTTTGTCAGGTTTATGCAGAGGTTGACTAAGAACCCTAGAGGGATTACTCTCCTTCAAAGAATGAGTATAGGATTCATTATCCATATAGTGATAATGATAGTTTCATATATGGCTGAAAGACAGAGACTTTGTAAAGCCAAAGAGCATGGGGTAATTGAAAATGGAGAACAGGTTCCATTGAGCATATTTATTTTGGCTCCTCAGTTTGTACTTATGGGAATAGCTGAAGCTCTCTTAGAGGGTGCCAAAATTGAGTATTTCTATGACCAAGCCCCAGAGAGCATGAAGAGCATTGGGACTTCGTATTCCTTAACAACCACTGGGGTTGGTAGTTTCCTAAGTTCTTCTCTTCTCACAACAGTTGCACACATTACCGAGAAACATAGTCAAAAAGGGTGGTTTTTGAACAACCTTAATGCTTGTCATCTCGATTATTACTATGCATTTTTGGCACTACTAAATATCCtgaac
- the LOC123892232 gene encoding protein NRT1/ PTR FAMILY 5.2-like — translation MPMKEDMIAIDYTQDGSIDLKGKSVLRSKTGCWKACSFLVVYGIFERMAYYGISSNLFVYLTKKLHQGTVTSSNNVTNWIGTIFITPILGAYIADAHLGRYWTFVISAFIYLLGMCLLTLSVSLPSLKPPEAKEASTQQLVVFYTALYILAVGTGGTKPNISTIGADQFDDFDPKERALKLSFFNWWMSYIVIGSLFAFTVIVYIQDNVSWTLGYALPTIGLVISIITFLAGTPFYRHKLIKGSPYIRMAKVIVAAIRKWDVVVPNDPKELYELSLEEYTKQGKFKIDLTQTFRFLNKACVDTGSSTSDEWMLCPITQVEETKQILSLIPIWVATFIPSAMIAQINTLFVKQGTTLNRSIGNFNIPSSSLAAFTILTMIITYIIYESFIVKILQKLTKNPRGITLLQRISIGFIIHIVIMIVAWLIEKHRLSVAKKHEVPSSIFILLPQFILMGIAEALLEGAKIEFFYDQAPESMKSLGTSYSLTTTGIGSFLSSFLLSIVSRVTEKHGRRGWILDNLNDSHLDYYYAFLAILNVLNFIFFVIVSKLYVYRAEISNSLEVLETNLTEKKENFK, via the exons TGTATGGGATATTTGAAAGAATGGCTTACTATGGTATATCATCAAACTTGTTTGTGTATTTGACAAAGAAGCTTCACCAAGGCACTGTCACATCTTCAAACAATGTTACTAATTGGATTGGCACCATTTTCATTACTCCCATTTTAGGAGCTTATATTGCTGATGCTCATCTTGGCCGCTATTGGACTTTTGTCATTTCTGCCTTTATCTATTTATTG GGTATGTGTCTACTTACATTATCTGTTTCCCTACCAAGCCTAAAGCCACCTGAAGCAAAGGAAGCTTCAACACAACAACTAGTTGTGTTCTATACAGCCCTCTATATCTTAGCAGTAGGAACAGGTGGAACCAAACCCAACATTTCCACCATTGGTGCTGACCAATTTGATGATTTTGACCCTAAAGAAAGAGCACTTAAGCTCTCATTCTTCAATTGGTGGATGTCATATATTGTCATTGGATCATTATTTGCATTCACAGTTATAGTGTATATACAAGATAATGTGAGTTGGACTCTTGGTTATGCTCTTCCAACTATAGGACTTGTAATATCAATCATTACATTCTTGGCTGGCACACCTTTTTATAGACATAAATTGATTAAAGGGAGTCCCTATATTAGGATGGCTAAGGTCATTGTGGCTGCTATAAGAAAATGGGATGTAGTTGTTCCTAATGACCCTAAAGAACTATATGAGCTTAGTTTGGAAGAGTATACAAAGCAAGGGAAATTCAAGATTGATCTCACTCAAACATTCAG GTTTCTTAACAAGGCATGTGTGGACACTGGTTCAAGCACTTCCGATGAGTGGATGCTATGTCCAATAACACAAGTAGAAGAAACCAAACAAATCCTTAGCTTAATCCCCATTTGGGTTGCTACATTTATTCCAAGTGCAATGATTGCTCAAATAAATACCCTATTTGTAAAGCAAGGAACTACTCTTAACAGATCAATTGGCAACTTCAACATTCCTTCATCAAGTTTAGCTGCATTTACAATCTTAACCATGATTATCACTTACATAATCTATGAAAGTTTCATTGTCAAGATTCTACAGAAGTTGACTAAGAACCCTAGAGGGATTACACTCCTTCAAAGGATAAGCATAGGATTCATAATCCACATAGTGATAATGATAGTTGCATGGTTGATTGAAAAGCATAGACTTAGTGTGGCCAAAAAACATGAAGTTCCATCGAGTATTTTCATTCTGCTTCCACAATTTATACTTATGGGAATAGCCGAAGCACTTTTAGAAGGCGCGAAAATCGAGTTTTTTTATGATCAAGCACCAGAAAGCATGAAGAGTCTTGGAACTTCATATTCAttaactactactggtattggTAGTTTTCTCAGCAGTTTTCTTCTATCAATAGTTTCACGTGTTACCGAGAAACATGGTCGCCGAGGATGGATTTTGGATAACCTGAATGATTCTCATCTTGATTACTATTATGCATTTTTGGCTATACTAAATGTATTGAACTTTATCTTCTTTGTGATTGTTTCAAAGCTCTATGTTTATAGAGCtgaaatttcaaattctctAGAAGTTCTTGAAACAAATCTGacagagaagaaagaaaacTTCAAGTGA